From the Synechococcus sp. HK01-R genome, one window contains:
- a CDS encoding Photosystem I reaction center subunit III, which translates to MRRLFALALSALLVFGFAPVAKADVAGLTPCAESARFQQRAAAATTPQAKARFEMYSEAVCGDDGLPHLIVDGRWSHAGDFVYPGLMFLYIAGCIGWAGREYLKATRGTKEQYTKEIQIDLPLALKSCIAAATWPLAAFGELTSGKLLESDNKVTVSPR; encoded by the coding sequence ATGCGTCGTCTCTTTGCCCTTGCGCTTTCGGCCCTGCTCGTTTTCGGCTTCGCCCCCGTTGCCAAGGCTGATGTGGCAGGTCTCACCCCCTGCGCTGAAAGCGCCCGCTTCCAGCAGCGTGCTGCGGCAGCCACCACCCCCCAAGCCAAGGCTCGTTTCGAGATGTACAGCGAGGCTGTGTGCGGTGACGATGGCCTGCCTCACCTGATCGTTGATGGTCGCTGGAGCCACGCCGGTGATTTCGTGTATCCCGGCCTGATGTTCCTCTACATCGCAGGTTGCATCGGCTGGGCCGGTCGCGAATACCTGAAAGCCACCCGCGGAACCAAGGAGCAGTACACCAAGGAGATCCAGATTGATCTCCCCCTCGCTCTGAAGAGCTGCATCGCCGCGGCCACCTGGCCTCTGGCTGCCTTCGGCGAGCTCACCAGCGGCAAGCTGCTGGAAAGCGACAACAAGGTCACCGTCTCGCCCCGCTGA
- a CDS encoding NFACT family protein, producing the protein MVKPFPLSASPQVMDLTALRAVLSDLRGRILPSRFEKAQQPDAHGLQLGFRTLKGMVWLELSWQAELARLVQIPPPRREGSGSTLAQQIQHSLKQLALVSLMQDGFERVVRFGFAPRPGAEIQRWLVLELMGRHSNLMLLDEQERVIALGRQVRDHQSRVRPISTGDPYLPPPPLQGIPPSTQESFERWHERLMLLPVPLGDALRQSYQGISPALARQLAHDDPEVSKQRLNQSVQELSEPEWRALHSRWHSWLRQLEDEHFQLRIDRAGRYQVWSGEEGANPVAEEPLSLRLGRHYRDQLERRQLEQIARELRQSLDHWREREERQLAEQLLKLKETEQASALQHQADALLCLSEPKRTQIDEAQKLYRRARKLRRAVPQLEERERHHQQRLQLIEGSDGFLEDLLTASWDGALERVARLKELKQELEELLQPRQRSKRTGSPQRRDGSPEPLELRSPAGLTIQVGRNHRQNDWISLRQARPGDLWFHAQECPGSHVVLKASTGLAGEADLELAADLAALFSRARRNRKVPVVMVPVEQLQRIAGAGPGTVRHRGGAVRWAEPERAEQRLSAGELLA; encoded by the coding sequence ATGGTCAAGCCCTTTCCGCTCAGTGCCTCGCCCCAGGTGATGGACCTCACAGCTCTACGGGCTGTTCTGAGCGACCTACGCGGACGCATCCTGCCCAGCCGCTTTGAGAAGGCCCAGCAGCCAGACGCCCATGGTCTCCAGCTGGGCTTTCGCACGCTGAAAGGCATGGTGTGGCTCGAGCTGAGCTGGCAGGCCGAGCTGGCCAGGCTGGTGCAGATCCCCCCCCCTCGGCGCGAAGGCAGTGGCAGCACCCTGGCGCAACAGATCCAGCACAGCCTGAAGCAGCTGGCTCTCGTCAGCCTCATGCAGGACGGATTCGAACGGGTGGTGCGCTTCGGATTCGCGCCACGTCCTGGAGCTGAGATCCAACGCTGGCTTGTGTTGGAGCTCATGGGCCGCCACAGCAATCTGATGCTTCTCGACGAACAGGAGCGAGTGATTGCCCTGGGGCGACAGGTTCGTGATCACCAATCCAGGGTCAGACCGATCAGCACCGGTGATCCCTACCTACCGCCCCCACCGCTGCAAGGAATCCCTCCATCGACGCAGGAGAGTTTCGAACGCTGGCATGAGCGTCTGATGCTGCTGCCGGTTCCCCTCGGGGATGCTTTACGCCAGAGCTACCAGGGCATCAGCCCCGCCCTGGCACGGCAACTGGCGCATGACGATCCAGAAGTGTCGAAGCAGCGCCTCAACCAATCGGTGCAGGAGCTCAGCGAGCCTGAATGGCGTGCTCTGCACAGCCGCTGGCACAGCTGGCTGAGGCAACTGGAGGATGAGCACTTCCAGTTACGGATCGATCGTGCGGGCCGTTACCAGGTCTGGTCAGGGGAGGAGGGAGCCAATCCGGTGGCTGAGGAGCCGCTCAGCCTCCGCCTGGGACGGCACTACCGGGACCAACTGGAACGCCGACAGTTGGAGCAGATCGCCAGAGAGCTGCGACAAAGCCTCGACCATTGGCGGGAGCGGGAGGAGCGGCAGCTCGCAGAGCAGTTGCTGAAGCTGAAAGAAACCGAGCAGGCCTCCGCCCTGCAGCATCAGGCTGATGCTTTGCTCTGCCTGTCGGAACCGAAGCGCACACAAATCGATGAAGCCCAGAAGCTCTATCGGCGCGCGCGCAAGCTCCGCCGTGCGGTTCCCCAACTTGAAGAGCGTGAACGGCACCATCAGCAGCGATTGCAGCTGATTGAAGGCAGTGATGGCTTTCTCGAGGATCTCCTCACAGCCAGCTGGGACGGAGCCCTCGAGCGGGTGGCACGCCTGAAGGAACTGAAACAAGAGCTGGAGGAGCTGCTTCAGCCACGCCAACGCAGCAAGCGCACGGGCTCCCCCCAGCGTCGGGACGGCAGCCCGGAGCCCCTGGAACTGCGCAGTCCCGCTGGCCTCACCATTCAGGTCGGTCGCAATCACCGCCAGAACGATTGGATCAGCCTGCGCCAGGCACGGCCAGGGGACCTCTGGTTTCACGCCCAGGAATGCCCAGGCAGTCATGTGGTGCTCAAGGCTTCCACAGGCCTCGCCGGCGAAGCGGACCTGGAGCTGGCCGCCGATCTGGCCGCCCTGTTCAGCCGTGCCCGGCGGAACCGCAAGGTGCCTGTGGTGATGGTGCCAGTGGAGCAGCTGCAGAGGATCGCTGGCGCCGGCCCCGGCACGGTGCGTCACCGAGGCGGAGCCGTGCGCTGGGCGGAGCCGGAACGGGCGGAACAGCGACTGAGCGCCGGAGAACTTCTAGCCTGA
- a CDS encoding helix-turn-helix domain-containing protein, which produces MGPEQSEPISLKPSHGSEQSISPLELAGQVLRRAREAKGLTIHQLAASLHMGDEQLEALEAAQLDNLPEPVFIKAMVRRVASKLGIDPEPLVQGLSSSPRLKTSTASRWDTQETQDAKARPNLLLPLSGLAALAACLLAAFHLDQLGPIARKFAAMPSAPEPKAQPQTVSGTEEVSAEPSPPTSTASQSIVVRSQEPSWVVIRDGEGGVLFEGTLNTSKTFNGERGLEIYAGRPDLVSTSQEGVSQAGTPLGTIDQVRWYRVTAAPSRSKQDL; this is translated from the coding sequence ATGGGACCGGAGCAGAGTGAGCCGATCTCTCTGAAGCCGAGCCACGGCTCCGAGCAATCGATCTCTCCTTTGGAGCTGGCGGGTCAAGTCCTGCGGCGTGCACGTGAAGCCAAAGGGCTGACCATTCATCAGCTTGCCGCCTCTCTCCACATGGGAGACGAGCAACTCGAAGCCCTAGAGGCAGCTCAGCTCGACAATCTGCCCGAGCCGGTCTTCATCAAGGCGATGGTGCGTCGGGTGGCGAGCAAGCTGGGGATCGACCCGGAGCCCTTGGTGCAGGGACTCAGCAGCAGTCCGAGGCTGAAAACCTCCACGGCAAGCCGTTGGGACACCCAGGAAACCCAAGACGCAAAAGCCCGCCCGAATCTGCTGCTGCCCCTCTCAGGGCTGGCAGCGCTGGCGGCTTGCCTGCTGGCAGCGTTTCATCTTGATCAGCTGGGGCCGATCGCCAGAAAGTTCGCCGCGATGCCCAGCGCTCCGGAACCCAAAGCGCAACCGCAGACCGTCTCCGGAACGGAGGAAGTCTCCGCTGAACCATCACCCCCAACCTCGACAGCAAGCCAATCGATCGTTGTGCGCTCACAGGAGCCCAGTTGGGTGGTGATCCGTGATGGTGAAGGTGGTGTGTTGTTCGAGGGGACCCTGAACACCAGCAAAACCTTCAATGGGGAGCGGGGGCTTGAGATCTACGCCGGCCGGCCTGATCTTGTGTCAACAAGCCAGGAGGGCGTCAGCCAGGCGGGGACGCCGCTCGGGACCATTGATCAAGTGCGTTGGTACCGCGTTACTGCCGCACCGTCACGTTCAAAGCAAGACCTGTAA
- the petA gene encoding cytochrome f: protein MRRLLSPLLAALIVGVSVFTAPAASWAYPFWAQQNYASPREATGKIVCANCHLAKKLTQVELPQSVLPDTVFTAAVKIPYEQGLQEIGADGSQVPLQVGAVVQLPDGFTLAPQDRWTDEIKEETEGVYFTQYSDDQPNILLVGPIPGDQHQEIVFPILSPDPAADSNIHFGKYQVFVGGNRGRGQVYPTGEKSNNTIFTAPAAGTISAIAPGENGASIVTIQAADGSTTDETIPVGPELIVAVGDQIEAGEALTNDPNVGGFGQMDGEIVLQNPVRIYGLLAFFAAVALAQIMLVLKKKQVEKVQAAEGV from the coding sequence ATGCGTCGCCTCCTCTCCCCTCTCCTCGCCGCTCTGATCGTCGGCGTTTCCGTCTTTACCGCTCCGGCCGCCAGCTGGGCCTACCCCTTCTGGGCTCAGCAGAACTACGCCAGCCCACGGGAAGCTACCGGCAAAATCGTTTGCGCCAACTGCCACCTAGCCAAGAAGCTCACCCAGGTGGAGCTCCCCCAGTCCGTGCTGCCTGACACCGTCTTCACCGCAGCCGTGAAGATTCCCTACGAGCAGGGCCTGCAGGAAATCGGCGCCGATGGCAGCCAGGTTCCTCTGCAGGTTGGTGCCGTTGTGCAACTCCCGGACGGTTTCACCCTGGCTCCCCAGGATCGCTGGACCGACGAAATCAAAGAAGAGACCGAAGGCGTCTATTTCACGCAGTACAGCGACGACCAACCCAACATTCTTCTCGTTGGTCCTATCCCCGGTGACCAGCATCAGGAGATCGTCTTCCCGATCCTCTCCCCTGACCCTGCTGCCGACAGCAACATTCACTTCGGCAAATACCAGGTTTTCGTGGGTGGCAACCGCGGACGCGGTCAGGTCTATCCCACCGGTGAAAAGAGCAACAACACCATTTTCACCGCTCCTGCAGCAGGCACCATTAGCGCCATTGCCCCTGGCGAAAACGGCGCCAGCATCGTCACGATCCAAGCAGCTGACGGCAGCACAACCGACGAAACCATCCCTGTCGGCCCAGAGCTCATCGTTGCCGTGGGTGACCAGATCGAAGCAGGTGAAGCTCTGACCAACGATCCCAACGTGGGTGGCTTCGGCCAGATGGACGGTGAAATCGTTCTTCAGAACCCTGTTCGCATCTACGGTCTGCTTGCCTTCTTCGCCGCGGTTGCACTGGCCCAGATCATGCTGGTCCTCAAGAAGAAGCAGGTGGAGAAAGTTCAGGCCGCTGAGGGCGTCTGA
- the tatC gene encoding twin-arginine translocase subunit TatC, which yields MPLTDHLEELRQRVLKSLLAVVIAALGCLVAVKPLVRLLEAPAGSIHFLQLAPGEFLFVSFKVAGYTGLTLALPFVLYQGLAFVLPGLTRKERRLIAPAVAGSAVLFLAGLAFAWWALVPAALRFLVSYGADVVEPLWSIERYLDFVLLLMLATGLAFQLPVLQLLLGLFGLITWKRMLAAWRWVVLAAALAGAVLTPSTDPITMLLLGGAITALFLVGVGLVAVTQGFKAETLPDAQPPAAEG from the coding sequence ATGCCGCTGACGGATCACCTGGAGGAGCTGCGCCAGCGGGTGCTGAAAAGCCTGCTGGCCGTGGTGATCGCAGCCCTGGGATGCCTGGTGGCGGTCAAGCCTCTGGTCCGCCTTCTCGAAGCGCCGGCGGGGTCGATTCACTTTCTGCAGCTAGCTCCCGGTGAATTTCTGTTCGTATCGTTCAAGGTGGCTGGTTACACCGGTCTCACCCTGGCGCTGCCCTTCGTGCTGTATCAGGGCCTGGCCTTCGTACTTCCAGGGCTCACAAGGAAGGAGCGACGACTGATCGCGCCGGCAGTGGCGGGATCAGCTGTGCTGTTCTTGGCCGGTCTTGCCTTTGCCTGGTGGGCCCTGGTGCCGGCAGCGCTTCGCTTCCTTGTGAGCTACGGCGCTGATGTGGTCGAACCCCTGTGGTCGATTGAGCGCTATCTCGATTTCGTGCTTCTGCTGATGCTGGCGACCGGTCTGGCCTTTCAGCTGCCTGTGCTCCAGCTGCTGCTCGGTCTCTTCGGCCTGATCACCTGGAAGCGAATGCTGGCGGCCTGGCGATGGGTCGTGCTGGCAGCAGCCCTCGCCGGCGCCGTGCTCACCCCGTCCACAGACCCGATCACGATGCTGCTGCTGGGAGGAGCGATCACCGCCCTGTTTCTTGTCGGCGTTGGACTGGTGGCCGTCACCCAGGGCTTCAAAGCAGAAACTCTTCCAGACGCTCAGCCCCCTGCAGCTGAAGGCTGA
- the gmk gene encoding guanylate kinase: protein MVPPDTSARLTVLTGPSGVGKGTLVARLRERHPNLWLSVSATTRSPRSGEEEGVHYFFHSRAAFDALVQADGLLEWAEFAGHCYGTPRQPVQERLAEGVPVLLEIELEGARQVRRSLPDALQIFLAPPSLEELERRIRGRGTEAEEAIQRRLARAREELDAQSEFDAVVVNADLDKALSELERLMGMHSH, encoded by the coding sequence ATGGTCCCCCCTGACACATCCGCCAGGCTCACGGTGCTCACCGGGCCCAGTGGTGTCGGTAAGGGCACATTGGTGGCCCGTCTGAGGGAGCGCCATCCCAATCTCTGGCTCTCCGTTTCCGCCACCACCCGATCGCCGCGGTCGGGGGAAGAGGAGGGGGTTCATTACTTCTTCCACAGTCGGGCCGCGTTTGATGCCCTGGTGCAAGCCGACGGCTTACTCGAGTGGGCGGAGTTTGCAGGACATTGCTATGGAACTCCCCGGCAGCCGGTGCAGGAGCGTCTAGCTGAGGGAGTGCCAGTGCTGCTGGAAATTGAGCTTGAGGGCGCCCGCCAGGTGCGACGCAGCCTTCCAGATGCGCTTCAGATTTTCCTTGCCCCTCCCAGCCTGGAGGAGCTGGAGCGGCGGATTCGTGGGCGAGGAACAGAGGCCGAGGAGGCGATTCAGCGCCGACTAGCGCGGGCCCGTGAGGAACTGGACGCTCAGTCGGAATTTGATGCCGTGGTGGTGAATGCTGATCTGGACAAGGCTCTGTCCGAGCTTGAGCGGCTGATGGGGATGCACAGCCATTGA
- a CDS encoding DUF3067 family protein translates to MLEATPSSPPEPLTVEEVIGCLRQRWQASYDLQLVVRQGRLYVQVMWAYLEQQSFPLDEAAYREHLAEVIEVVNRLAQANAVRTWLENTRDRPRLGKALSLQLQGAERLEEFLL, encoded by the coding sequence GTGCTTGAAGCAACTCCCTCCAGTCCCCCTGAGCCTCTGACGGTCGAGGAGGTGATCGGCTGTTTACGCCAGCGTTGGCAAGCGAGTTACGACCTTCAGTTGGTCGTTCGCCAGGGTCGGCTCTATGTCCAGGTGATGTGGGCTTACCTGGAACAGCAATCGTTTCCCCTCGATGAAGCGGCCTATCGGGAGCACCTTGCTGAGGTTATCGAGGTGGTCAATCGCTTGGCCCAAGCCAATGCCGTGCGCACCTGGCTGGAGAACACCAGGGATCGTCCCCGGCTTGGCAAGGCACTCAGCCTTCAGCTGCAGGGGGCTGAGCGTCTGGAAGAGTTTCTGCTTTGA
- the petC gene encoding cytochrome b6-f complex iron-sulfur subunit → MTQASSSDVPGMGRRQFMNLLTFGSVTGVALGALYPVVNYFIPPRAAGGGGGTTAKDELGNPITATGWLSSHPSGDRSLVQGLKGDPTYLIVEGDDAIGSYGINAICTHLGCVVPWNSGANKFMCPCHGSQYDATGKVVRGPAPLSLALANVSVDNDNVFVSQWTDTDFRTGEKPWWV, encoded by the coding sequence ATGACCCAAGCCTCCTCGAGCGATGTGCCCGGAATGGGTCGTCGGCAGTTCATGAATCTGCTGACCTTTGGATCTGTGACCGGTGTTGCGCTCGGCGCGCTCTACCCAGTGGTGAACTACTTCATCCCGCCCCGGGCGGCAGGTGGCGGCGGCGGCACCACGGCCAAAGACGAGCTCGGCAACCCGATCACCGCGACCGGCTGGCTGAGCAGCCACCCCAGCGGTGACCGCAGCCTGGTGCAGGGCCTCAAAGGCGATCCCACTTATCTGATTGTTGAAGGCGACGACGCCATCGGCAGCTACGGAATCAATGCCATCTGCACCCACCTGGGCTGCGTTGTGCCCTGGAACAGTGGCGCCAACAAGTTCATGTGCCCCTGCCACGGCAGCCAGTACGACGCCACCGGCAAGGTGGTGCGTGGTCCCGCTCCCCTGTCCCTGGCCCTCGCCAACGTCAGCGTCGATAACGACAACGTGTTCGTGAGCCAGTGGACCGACACCGACTTCCGCACGGGCGAGAAGCCCTGGTGGGTCTGA
- the psaJ gene encoding photosystem I reaction center subunit IX, with protein sequence MQKFLTTAPVVAAIWFTLTAGILIEWNRFFPDLLFHPMG encoded by the coding sequence ATGCAGAAATTCCTCACCACCGCTCCCGTCGTTGCCGCGATCTGGTTCACCCTGACCGCCGGCATCCTGATCGAGTGGAACCGATTCTTCCCCGATCTTCTCTTCCACCCGATGGGTTGA
- a CDS encoding Ppx/GppA phosphatase family protein, with amino-acid sequence MTESAQGLQSHGRRIRRVAAIDIGTNSTHLLVAAVDPSLRTFSVELAEKSTTRLGERDPDSGHLTDGAMTRALETLRRFRELASSHQVEQIVTAATSAVREAPNGRDFLQQIKDELDLDVDLVSGPEEARLIYLGVLSGMPFGDRPHLLLDIGGGSTELILADGRDARALTSTRVGAVRLQRDFVKDDPIPAQRRAFLQAFIQGSLEPAVDKVRRRIKPGETPVMVATSGTAMAIGALAANEEERPPLKLHGYRISRQRLDRVVEKLVSMTPEQRRALAPINDRRAEIIVPGALILQTTMQMLAVDEMVLSERALREGLIVDWMLRHGLLEDRFSFQSSIRQRTVIHQVQRFAVNQLRAERVASHALSLYDSTGGQLHQDGGAGRDLLWAAAMLHTCGQHINLSAYHKHSWYLIRHGELLGYSEAEHLMVAAIARYHRRSLPKKRHEAWQALQSRDNRTTVSEMALLLRLAAALDRRPEPVVASIRADLSGRVLSLELVPERLNQNISLEQWSLESCEPVLREVTGLALNVTVRQ; translated from the coding sequence ATGACGGAAAGCGCTCAGGGGCTGCAGAGTCATGGCCGTCGGATTCGCCGGGTGGCGGCTATCGACATCGGGACCAACTCCACCCACTTACTCGTGGCGGCGGTGGATCCGAGCCTGCGCACGTTCAGCGTTGAGCTTGCGGAGAAATCAACGACCCGTCTCGGTGAGCGGGACCCTGACAGCGGTCACCTCACTGATGGGGCCATGACCCGCGCCCTCGAGACCCTCCGACGCTTCCGGGAGTTGGCTTCCAGCCATCAAGTGGAGCAGATCGTCACAGCGGCCACCAGTGCCGTTCGCGAGGCGCCAAACGGGCGGGACTTTCTCCAGCAAATTAAGGATGAGCTGGACCTGGATGTGGATCTGGTCAGCGGGCCGGAGGAGGCTCGACTGATTTATTTGGGGGTGCTCTCCGGCATGCCCTTCGGCGATCGCCCCCACTTACTTCTTGATATCGGGGGGGGGTCCACCGAGTTGATCTTGGCGGATGGGCGTGATGCCCGGGCCCTCACCAGTACCCGCGTCGGTGCAGTTCGCCTGCAGCGCGATTTCGTCAAAGATGATCCGATTCCGGCCCAGCGCCGGGCCTTTCTGCAGGCTTTCATTCAGGGCTCCCTTGAGCCTGCAGTCGACAAGGTGAGGAGGCGGATTAAGCCAGGGGAGACCCCCGTGATGGTGGCCACCAGCGGCACGGCGATGGCGATCGGTGCCTTGGCTGCCAATGAAGAGGAGCGTCCTCCCCTCAAGCTGCATGGCTACCGGATTTCACGCCAGCGGCTGGACCGGGTTGTGGAAAAGCTGGTTTCGATGACTCCGGAACAGCGTCGCGCTTTGGCCCCGATCAATGACCGTCGCGCGGAAATCATTGTTCCCGGGGCCTTGATTCTCCAGACCACCATGCAGATGCTGGCGGTTGACGAGATGGTGCTCAGTGAGCGGGCCCTGCGCGAGGGTCTGATTGTGGATTGGATGCTCAGGCATGGATTGCTTGAGGACCGGTTCAGCTTCCAGAGCAGCATCCGTCAGCGCACGGTGATCCATCAGGTGCAGCGCTTTGCTGTCAATCAGCTGCGGGCGGAGCGGGTGGCTTCCCATGCTCTGAGCCTCTATGACTCGACGGGCGGTCAGCTGCATCAAGACGGTGGTGCTGGGCGCGACCTTCTCTGGGCTGCGGCGATGCTCCACACCTGCGGCCAACACATCAACCTGAGTGCTTATCACAAGCACTCTTGGTATCTGATTCGCCATGGGGAGCTGCTCGGGTATTCAGAAGCCGAGCATCTGATGGTGGCTGCGATCGCTCGTTACCACCGCCGCAGCTTGCCGAAGAAACGCCACGAGGCTTGGCAAGCTCTGCAGTCGAGGGACAACCGAACCACCGTGTCGGAGATGGCACTGCTGCTGCGTCTTGCGGCTGCCCTTGATCGTCGTCCTGAACCGGTGGTGGCTTCAATTCGGGCGGACTTGTCCGGGCGTGTCTTGAGTCTGGAACTGGTCCCGGAGCGGCTGAATCAAAACATCAGCCTGGAGCAATGGAGCCTGGAAAGCTGTGAGCCAGTGCTCCGTGAGGTTACAGGTCTTGCTTTGAACGTGACGGTGCGGCAGTAA
- the cobM gene encoding precorrin-4 C(11)-methyltransferase, with translation MNSSVSPNPAQVSIVGAGPGAPDLLTRRAEDRLRAAEVLIWTDSLVSPQIAALAPERCERIRTSTLTLEEVLPLMIERAHAGLRVVRLHDGDPCLYGALAEQVCGLADAGIDVDVVPGLSAYQATASALSAELTIPGLVQTIVLSRAGGRTGVPEREQLANLARLQASLCLYLSARHVDEVQATLMEHYPADTPVAIGYRVSWPDQWLQVVPLQEMATVSKQRDLIRTTLYVVSPALKAQGQRSKLYSPDHDHLFRPGR, from the coding sequence ATGAACAGCTCCGTCTCACCCAACCCTGCGCAGGTTTCAATCGTGGGTGCCGGACCGGGTGCTCCCGATCTTCTGACCCGAAGAGCCGAGGATCGCCTGCGGGCTGCAGAGGTGCTGATCTGGACCGACTCCTTGGTCTCACCGCAGATTGCAGCCCTGGCTCCAGAGAGATGCGAACGAATTCGCACCAGCACTCTCACGCTTGAAGAGGTGCTGCCACTGATGATCGAGCGGGCCCACGCAGGCCTGCGGGTCGTTCGCCTGCACGATGGTGATCCCTGTCTTTATGGAGCCCTCGCTGAACAGGTCTGCGGCCTTGCCGATGCAGGCATTGACGTGGACGTGGTGCCAGGCCTCAGCGCCTATCAAGCCACCGCTTCAGCGCTGAGTGCTGAGCTGACCATCCCCGGGTTGGTGCAGACCATCGTGCTCAGCAGAGCCGGGGGACGCACTGGTGTTCCAGAGCGGGAGCAACTCGCCAACCTGGCCCGCCTGCAAGCATCCCTTTGTCTTTATCTGAGCGCCCGCCACGTCGATGAGGTGCAGGCCACTCTGATGGAGCACTACCCCGCCGACACCCCGGTCGCCATTGGCTACCGCGTCAGCTGGCCCGATCAGTGGCTTCAGGTGGTCCCACTCCAAGAGATGGCAACCGTCTCGAAACAACGGGACCTCATCCGCACCACGCTCTACGTGGTCAGCCCTGCCCTCAAGGCCCAGGGGCAGCGATCCAAGCTCTATTCGCCAGACCACGACCACCTCTTCCGCCCGGGGCGTTGA
- the lgt gene encoding prolipoprotein diacylglyceryl transferase: MFTSPGPELFQLGPFALRWYGLLIALAVLIGLNLSSWLARQRDLEQGLISDLLPILVLAAVIGARIYYVAFEWRNYQGAWWEAFAIWRGGIAIHGALLAGTMAVILFCRWRRQSFWDVLDVLVPSVALGQAIGRWGNFFNSEAFGVPTDLPWKLFIAYPQRPAVFADADYFHPTFLYESIWNLLVFALLMSLFLQGRKRRINLPAGALSCVYLLAYSIGRVWIEGLRIDPLCLGGQPPFCDGGLRIAQLMSLALMGLAAVGLWWLYGRKRALPDLGSARRGDPA; encoded by the coding sequence ATGTTCACATCACCCGGGCCCGAGCTGTTCCAGCTCGGGCCTTTTGCCTTGCGCTGGTATGGCCTGCTGATTGCGCTCGCCGTCCTGATCGGTCTCAACCTCTCCAGCTGGTTAGCCCGTCAGCGAGACCTGGAACAAGGACTGATCAGCGACCTACTGCCGATCCTGGTGTTGGCGGCCGTTATTGGCGCCAGGATTTATTACGTGGCCTTTGAATGGCGCAACTATCAAGGCGCCTGGTGGGAAGCGTTCGCCATCTGGCGTGGAGGTATTGCCATCCATGGTGCGCTGCTAGCGGGCACCATGGCCGTGATCCTGTTCTGTCGATGGCGGCGGCAGTCGTTCTGGGATGTGCTCGATGTACTGGTGCCATCCGTTGCCCTGGGCCAAGCGATCGGCCGCTGGGGCAACTTTTTTAACTCGGAGGCCTTTGGCGTACCCACTGATCTTCCCTGGAAGCTGTTCATCGCCTATCCGCAACGCCCGGCCGTCTTCGCTGATGCCGATTACTTCCATCCAACGTTCCTGTACGAATCAATCTGGAACCTGCTGGTGTTCGCCCTGCTGATGAGCTTGTTCCTGCAAGGACGAAAGCGGCGCATCAATCTGCCGGCGGGAGCGCTCAGCTGCGTTTACCTGCTGGCCTACAGCATTGGCCGGGTCTGGATTGAGGGACTCCGCATCGATCCGCTTTGCCTCGGAGGTCAACCACCCTTCTGCGATGGAGGCTTGCGCATTGCCCAACTGATGAGCCTTGCTCTCATGGGACTTGCCGCTGTTGGGCTCTGGTGGCTGTATGGACGCAAACGGGCCTTGCCCGATCTTGGCTCCGCTCGACGGGGAGATCCGGCATGA